One genomic segment of Luteolibacter sp. Y139 includes these proteins:
- a CDS encoding DUF6515 family protein, with translation MKRNHRLNLLAALVLGTLGSCSYYETPTNAGPDYTTGHVVTTLPSGYRTVTVGGTQYYSYGDSYYRPQGSGYVIVDSPYATTTGSVSVIRELPSGYRIVSRDGQRYYQSGSSYYQARSGGYVVVPNPF, from the coding sequence ATGAAACGAAACCATCGTTTGAACCTGCTGGCCGCCCTTGTCTTGGGAACCCTCGGCAGCTGCAGCTACTATGAAACCCCGACCAATGCCGGACCGGACTATACCACCGGTCACGTGGTGACGACGCTTCCCTCGGGATATCGGACCGTCACTGTTGGCGGCACCCAATACTACTCCTACGGCGACTCCTACTACCGTCCGCAGGGGAGTGGCTATGTGATCGTGGACTCGCCCTACGCCACCACGACGGGCAGCGTCAGTGTGATCAGGGAGCTTCCTTCCGGATACCGGATCGTCAGCCGCGATGGCCAGCGCTACTATCAATCCGGCAGCTCATACTACCAAGCTCGCTCCGGCGGCTATGTGGTGGTGCCGAATCCATTCTGA